A stretch of DNA from Anaerobacillus isosaccharinicus:
AAAAGTTATCTAAACAGTGTTAATTTGGTAAACTTTTTTATGTTTTTACACTCATCACCTACTCATCTCAAAAAGTCATTGCGATTAGACGACCGGGCGTACTTAAACTAGTAGCTTTAAGTCAACAAATCCCCCACTCTAATCTTACAAAGTAGCTCGATAATGAACTTTCATAGAGTTTGGCTTTATGTATTAATAAATGAACACAAAAAAGCCCCTTCCTTTTTGTATGTATATGTAAAGGGGGGCTTTATATAACTATTTTTTTATAAAAATATAAATTTTTATCTCCCAGAAAAAACTACCATTCCTTCTTCAAGTGTATATGGAACAGAGTATGCTGGGATAAAGAGAAAGTTGTCAATGAGAATTCCTCTAACATCATCGCCTTCTGAATAGCTGTGTTCAAATTTATTTAGAGCATAGATAATATCGATTGTATAATCAACAATAACCTGTCCATCTCCATCAATAAAGAGTGGTAATCGATGATCTGGATGAAATGGACTTTTTACAGTTGGTTGCTCCTTTAGATTAAGTTTTTCATGATCTAATAAAAACACTCCTGTTGCTACCACTTCTTGAACAGGGGCAAAACGATTTTTGCGCCGATATTCGTTTACAGCTCGTTGGAACTCTTGTATTCCCCTTGTCATAGTTAAATCAATGAGCTTTACTTGTGGATCTTCCTCGACATTAACGAGAACATATTGAAAAATACCACCACTTTCAAAAGAATTTCCTGGCGGTTGCTGTAAATACTTAGGAATTAGTTTTTGAAAGTTAACTACATTTTGTTGGAAAACATTTGTTTCAGCTTCTCTTTGTTGAACTGGTAAAGCTTGATTTTCAAGACGATATTGAACAACAGCATGTTGTACTGAGAGAATCTGCTCTTTATATGGGACTTGATTTTCTGCTTTTTGTTCATCAGGGTAAAGACAGCCTGTTAGTAAAAAAAGTGCAAAAGTTAATAGTAATAACTTCTTCAATGTAATCTACCTCAACTTTTCTAATATTTAAACGGTAGGGACATTTATCACGAGTAAAAAGATGATAAAAAAAGAAATAATGATCAAAACAAACACGATTCCTAATACTATTTTTTGCAATATACCAGTCAACTTTTTCCTTGCAAATACGGAACCTAGAACCGCAAAGAACATTAAACCCATTGCAATAAACGATATCCACATTTTAATTAAACCATCAGTCATGTTTATCCTCCACTTAATTATAAAATTATTATTATCCTATAGACAATTGCCGGATTATTATAGCATAAAAAAAAGAGTTTTCACATTAATAACTCTCACATGTTAAAAACTCAAAGCAAAAAAAAAAGATGGCTGCTATCCAATAGCAACCACCAACAATGGTAAAGGTAGTTCATAATATTTACCGTAATAAAGATTATTCGACTGCCGAGCCAATACATGAGATCTTTAAAAAAATCCTAATTTACTAACAAAAGAAGGGGCATTTCTTATGTTAGCTAGCTAATTACTATTCCTAAAAAAAGAGCCCTTGTTTATATTGGTACCGTTTCAGTATATGCAAATGTAAAAGAAAACGTAGATAACACTAGCCTATAAATGGCTATTTTTTACCAAACATTTTTGCAAGAGAAGCAAAATCTAGTGGCATGTTATTATTAACGATTGTCTTAACTAGTTCATCTTCTTTCTCTTTAGGAACCGGTTTATTCGCTAATTTTGACACTTGTTGAATAAGGTTACGTACAGTTTGTTCATCTTGAAAGTTGGCACCGTTCACAGAATTAGCCAAATTAAATATATCTTGTTGCTTTACATTCGTTTTCTTTTCTAGATTATCGAAGAAATTATTATTTTGCACAATGACGTCCTCCCTAAATTAGTTTCAACATATCATATGCGAAAGGAGTACTATTGTGAAAATGCAGTTTAGAAAAATATCTTCATAATCATAGCAATTCTTCTATTATAAGCTTAAATTTTCTACTTCGTGAGTTTTCACTCGACCCATTAGCTCATCCAGAGCTACCTGAGGTTGCTTGTTATTAAATAAAACATCATATAAAACGGTTGTAATAGGCATTTCTACGCCTTCACGGCTTGCAAGCTGGTAGGCAGCTTTTGTAGTACGAACTCCTTCTACAGCCATCCCCATACTCGTTAAAACCTCTTCTAGTGATTTTCCTTGGCCAAGCAAGTTACCTGCGCGCCAATTTCGGCTATGGACACTTGTACACGTAACAATTAAATCGCCTAAGCCTGAGAGACCAGCAAACGTCAATGGATTTGCTCCAAGTTTAATACCAAGGCGAGCAATTTCCGCTAACCCTCTCGTCATAAGAGCAGCTTTTGCATTATCACCAAAGCCAAGACCATTCGTTAATCCGGCACCAAGGGCGATGATATTTTTCAAAGCTCCACCAAGCTCGACTCCAATTAAATCAGGATTCGTATAAACACGAAAGTGCATGTTCATAAACAAATCTTGTACATATTCTGCTGCTTCAATTTGTAGTGATGAACTTGTGACAGTAGTTGGTTGACGGAGACTTACTTCTTCAGCATGACTTGGTCCAGATAAGACAACAACAGATTTGCGTAAACTTTCTGGGATTTCTTCCTCAATCATTTCAGAAATACGTTTTAAACTATCAGGTTCAATCCCCTTACTCGCATGAACGAAAGTTACCTCTTTTTTTAAGTGTCGTCCAATATCATTAAGTACTTCTCTCATTGCCTTCGTTGGTACGACGAGTAAAATAGTTTCGACTTCAGCTAGTGATTCTTGAAGATTTGTAAAGCCAATGACATTTTTAGGTAGAGTAATTCCTGGCAAATATTTTTCATTTGTATGTTTTTCATTTATTTCCTGGATTTGTTTTTTATCTCGGCCCCAAAGGCGC
This window harbors:
- a CDS encoding stage VI sporulation protein F encodes the protein MQNNNFFDNLEKKTNVKQQDIFNLANSVNGANFQDEQTVRNLIQQVSKLANKPVPKEKEDELVKTIVNNNMPLDFASLAKMFGKK
- a CDS encoding NAD(P)H-dependent glycerol-3-phosphate dehydrogenase, whose amino-acid sequence is MANIAVLGAGSWGSALSIVLSDNNHQVRLWGRDKKQIQEINEKHTNEKYLPGITLPKNVIGFTNLQESLAEVETILLVVPTKAMREVLNDIGRHLKKEVTFVHASKGIEPDSLKRISEMIEEEIPESLRKSVVVLSGPSHAEEVSLRQPTTVTSSSLQIEAAEYVQDLFMNMHFRVYTNPDLIGVELGGALKNIIALGAGLTNGLGFGDNAKAALMTRGLAEIARLGIKLGANPLTFAGLSGLGDLIVTCTSVHSRNWRAGNLLGQGKSLEEVLTSMGMAVEGVRTTKAAYQLASREGVEMPITTVLYDVLFNNKQPQVALDELMGRVKTHEVENLSL
- a CDS encoding DUF2768 family protein, with translation MTDGLIKMWISFIAMGLMFFAVLGSVFARKKLTGILQKIVLGIVFVLIIISFFIIFLLVINVPTV